ACGGGTTGGGAGGAGACAGGTTGTCCACTCTAAAATCAGAAAGCCTGCGGGATGCTTACGGCGATGTACTGGTGGAGCTGGGCGAGCAAGACCCCCGCATCGTGGTTCTCACCGCCGACCTGGCCGAATCCACCCGCACCCTGCCCTTCGGAGAACGATTTCCCGACCGCTTTTTCAACATAGGTGTAGCCGAAGCCAACATGATGGGGATCGCCGCCGGCCTGGCCATGAACGGACTCCGGCCCTTTGTGAGCACCTTCGCCATGTTCGCCGCCGGCAAGCCCTGGGAGCAGATCCGCCAGGTCATCGCCTACCAGGACGCGCCGGTGCGCATCTTCGCCACCCACGCCGGCCTGACGGTGGGTGAGGACGGGGCCTCCCATCAGATGCTGGAAGACATCAACAATATGCGGGTGCTGCCGGGCATGAAGGTCATTGTCCCCGCCGACGCCGTGGAAACCCGCCAGGTGACCCGCTGGGCCGCGGAGCACGATGACGGCCCCGTCTATGTGCGCCTCAGCCGGGCCAAATTCCCCACCATCTTCAACGAAGACGACTATTCCTTCGAATTGGGCAAGGCCCGCATCGTCCGGGACGGCAGCGACGTCACCCTGCTGGCCTGCGGCCTGATGGTGGCCAACAGCCTGGCCGCCGCCGACGCCCTGGCCCACCAGGGCATTTCCGCCCGGGTGGTCAACGTTTCCTCCATCGAGCCCCTGGACGTGGAAACCATCGTCCAATGCGCCCGGGAGACGGGCCGGGTGGTCACCGTGGAGGAGCACCAGATCAAAGGAGGCCTGGGCAGCGCCGTATGCGAGGCGTTGAGCGAGCACCAGCCCACGCCCGTGCTGCGGCTGGGTGTGCGCGGCCAATGGGGTCAATCGGGCGAAGCCTTCGCCCTCATCGAGCACTACGGCCTGGCGCCCGCCGGCATCGCCGCCGCCGTCGGCGACTTCTTGAGGGGGGAGCGACAGCCGTGAGCACCCAGCAAAGGGTCTTGCGCCTGGACAGCCACGAGGCCGTGGCCGCCAAGGCCCAGGAAATGCGCCGCAGCGTCATCGACATGATTTATGCCGCCAAGTCGGGCCACCCCGGGGGAGCCTTGGGCACCGCCGATGTGCTCACCACCCTGTTCTACCGGTTCATCAACGACCGGCCGGAGGAGCCCCATTGGCCCGACCGGGATCGCTTCGTCCTCAGCGCCGGCCACATGTGCCCCATTCTGTACGCCATCCTGGCGGACCGGGGCTACTTCCCCAAGGAACTGCTGTCCACTTTCCGCCGCCTGGAATCGCCCGTCCAGGGCCATCCCAGCATCCGCTCCGGGCTGCCCGGGGTGGAATACTCCGGCGGCTCCCTGGGCAACGGCCTGTCCTTCGCCTTGGGCAGCGCCATGGCCGCCCGGCTGACGGGCAAGTCCTACCGGGTCTTCTGCCTGGTGAGCGACGGGGAATGCCAGGAAGGGCAGACTTGGGAAGCAGCCATGGCCGCCGCCCATCACAAGGTGGACAACCTCATCGTGGTGGTGGACGTGAACGGCACCCAGATCGACGGCCCCGTGGAAAAGGTCATGGAAGTGCGCCCCATGGCCCCCCGCTGGGAAGCCTGGCGCTGGCACGTCCAGGAGGTGGACGGCCACCACATCCCCGCCCTGTACGATGCCTTCCAGGCCGCCCTGGCGGAGAAGGGCCGCCCGTCGGTCATCGTGGCCAACACCGTAATCGGCAAGGGCGTTTCCTTTATGGAAGACGACTACCGCTGGCACCACGGCGTGCCTTCCGAGGAGCAGTACCGGCAGGCCATGGCGGAACTGCAGGCTTAAGGCCGCGGCAGGCCCCCCAGGCCTAAAGCCGCCCCATTAACCCCGGCGGCTGTCCTGCAGCACCGCCAGGACGAACAGGGGCAGCACCGCCTGGCGCCGCCACCGCCGGGGCTCCTTCAGCAGGCGGTACAGCCATTCCAGGTGCACTGCCTGCACCCAGCCCGGCGCCCGCTGCACCTCGCCGGCCAGCACATCCAGGCTGCCCCCCACCCCCATGGCCACGGGAACCCCCAGGGCCTGCCGGTGGCGGTGGAGCCACGTCAACTCCCGCCGCGCCCCCATGCCGGCAAACACCAGGTCGGGGGCCGCCTGCCGTATTTGGGCCAGGACCCTTTCTTCATCCTTGTCGTGGAAGTATCCATGGTGGTACCCGGCTATG
The sequence above is a segment of the Sphingobacteriaceae bacterium genome. Coding sequences within it:
- a CDS encoding transketolase, encoding MSTQQRVLRLDSHEAVAAKAQEMRRSVIDMIYAAKSGHPGGALGTADVLTTLFYRFINDRPEEPHWPDRDRFVLSAGHMCPILYAILADRGYFPKELLSTFRRLESPVQGHPSIRSGLPGVEYSGGSLGNGLSFALGSAMAARLTGKSYRVFCLVSDGECQEGQTWEAAMAAAHHKVDNLIVVVDVNGTQIDGPVEKVMEVRPMAPRWEAWRWHVQEVDGHHIPALYDAFQAALAEKGRPSVIVANTVIGKGVSFMEDDYRWHHGVPSEEQYRQAMAELQA
- a CDS encoding transketolase family protein, producing the protein MSTLKSESLRDAYGDVLVELGEQDPRIVVLTADLAESTRTLPFGERFPDRFFNIGVAEANMMGIAAGLAMNGLRPFVSTFAMFAAGKPWEQIRQVIAYQDAPVRIFATHAGLTVGEDGASHQMLEDINNMRVLPGMKVIVPADAVETRQVTRWAAEHDDGPVYVRLSRAKFPTIFNEDDYSFELGKARIVRDGSDVTLLACGLMVANSLAAADALAHQGISARVVNVSSIEPLDVETIVQCARETGRVVTVEEHQIKGGLGSAVCEALSEHQPTPVLRLGVRGQWGQSGEAFALIEHYGLAPAGIAAAVGDFLRGERQP